Below is a genomic region from Nitratidesulfovibrio sp..
ATGATCTCGAAGATGGGCCGGGCAAGCCCTTCGGCCACGTTGAACCAGCCCATGGCAAGGCCCAGCGGCAGGCCCACGGCCAGGGCCAGGAAATAGCCGCCGAAGGCCTCCTGGATGCTGACCCAGGCGTGTTGGTGCAGCAGGGCGCCGTCGGGGTCCATGTTGGTGAACTTGTCGAACAGCAGTTGCGTCACGGTGGTGGGCGCGGCCAGCATGGTGTCCGGCACGACCCCGGTGCGCACGACGATTTCCCATGCGATGAAGAACGTGGCCACGCTGAGGATGGGCAGCAGCTTCAGCGCCAGCGGCGTTCTTACGACAACCTCGCGATATGCGGTCATGCGGGCCTCCGGTGTCGGCGGGTGGAAAAGGGGCGCCCGCCCCGCGCGGACGGGCGCCGTACGGAAACGGTTACTTCACGGTGGGCACCAGCTTCAGGAACTTGTCGGTGATGTAGTAGCCGGTCAGCAGCTTTTCGCCTTCGGCGGGCTTCAGCTTGCCGAGTTCGGTAAAGAACTTCACCAGGTCCTTCTGCCATGCCTGCACCTGGCTTTCACCGGCGGAGGCGTCGAACATCTTCAGCTGTTCCTGCAAGGTGAACACCGGGTGCAGTTCCAGGTCCATCTTTGCTTCTTCTTCGCTCATGTTCAGCCCGGCCCACTTGAGGAAGCGGGCGTATTCGGGGGCCAGCTTCACGCCTTCGGAACGCAGCGCGTCGATGCCCTGGAAGTACACCTTGAGGAAGCGCGCCACTTCTTCAGGGTTCTTGTCGCAGTATTCCTTGTCGCCGATGAGCACGATGGGCACGAAGCCGCCCGCCGTCTTGACGTCGGAGGCAACCTTCCAGCCCTTCTTGAGGCCGTTGTACATCTGCGGCGCCCACAGGACCACGGCGTCGCCGATGCCCTTTTCGAACGCGGCCACGCACTGGGCGGGGTCCATGTTCTTGATGGTCACGTCCTTGTCGGTCAGGCCCAGGGCCTTCAGCCACAGGCTCATGGCGTAGTGGCCGGACGATATGGTGGTGGCCAGGATGGTCTTGCCCTTGACGCTTTCAGGCGTGCCGAACACATCGGGATGCTTGGGATTGAAGCCCTTGGTCTTCAGGATGGGGCTGTCCGGGCGCACCAACACCGCGTTGGTCACCGATTCGTCGTTGGCGATGGCGATGAGGTAGGCGTTCTGGCGCAGCGCGCCGAACATCATGGGCACGCCGCCCGTGCCGCCCACAACCCACTGTTTGGCGGGCAGGGCCTCGATCTGGGCCATGCCCGAATCGAACATGTGCATCTTGAAATCGAAACCGGCGGCCTTGTCCCAGCCTTGCTGCTTGGCATACCAGGGCACGAAGGTTTCGTGCTCTGCCTGCCAGGTGGTGTTCAGGGGCTTCACCTCGGCGGCAAGGGCCGTCACCGCCATGGCAAGAAGAG
It encodes:
- a CDS encoding ABC transporter substrate-binding protein; translated protein: MLQMKRWVGFAAAVMALLAMAVTALAAEVKPLNTTWQAEHETFVPWYAKQQGWDKAAGFDFKMHMFDSGMAQIEALPAKQWVVGGTGGVPMMFGALRQNAYLIAIANDESVTNAVLVRPDSPILKTKGFNPKHPDVFGTPESVKGKTILATTISSGHYAMSLWLKALGLTDKDVTIKNMDPAQCVAAFEKGIGDAVVLWAPQMYNGLKKGWKVASDVKTAGGFVPIVLIGDKEYCDKNPEEVARFLKVYFQGIDALRSEGVKLAPEYARFLKWAGLNMSEEEAKMDLELHPVFTLQEQLKMFDASAGESQVQAWQKDLVKFFTELGKLKPAEGEKLLTGYYITDKFLKLVPTVK